A genomic segment from Actinoplanes sichuanensis encodes:
- a CDS encoding IclR family transcriptional regulator domain-containing protein, whose protein sequence is MPREPYYVQSLERGLAVIRAFDAQHSELTLSDVARVCGLTRAAARRFLLTLTDLGYVRTDGRLFSLAPRVLELGYSYLSSISLPEVAEPHLERLVAEVRESSSMSVLDGDDIVYVARVPTSRIMRVAINVGTRFPAYATSMGRVILAGLPAAELEAYLGRAKLEPLTDRTICTPDALRAELVQVRRQGHAIVDQELEEGLRAIAAPIRDRAGTVTGAVNVSIHAARATVDDIRARILPPLLAATAAIEADLKIAPRRSAS, encoded by the coding sequence ATGCCGCGCGAACCGTACTACGTTCAGTCGCTGGAGCGGGGACTGGCGGTGATCCGCGCGTTCGACGCACAGCACTCCGAGCTCACGCTCAGTGACGTCGCCCGGGTCTGCGGCCTCACCCGGGCCGCGGCCCGCCGGTTCCTGCTCACCCTCACCGATCTCGGGTACGTGCGCACCGACGGGCGGCTGTTCTCGCTGGCCCCGCGGGTGCTCGAGCTCGGGTACTCGTACCTCTCCAGCATCTCGCTGCCGGAAGTCGCCGAACCGCACCTCGAACGTCTCGTCGCCGAGGTCCGCGAATCGTCGTCGATGTCCGTGCTCGACGGTGACGATATCGTGTATGTGGCCCGTGTCCCGACAAGTAGGATCATGCGGGTCGCCATCAATGTGGGCACCCGATTCCCGGCATACGCCACATCGATGGGCCGGGTCATCCTCGCCGGGCTACCCGCCGCCGAGTTGGAGGCCTACCTGGGCCGGGCCAAACTCGAACCCCTCACCGACCGGACCATCTGTACGCCGGACGCGCTCCGCGCCGAACTCGTGCAGGTCAGGCGGCAGGGCCACGCGATCGTCGACCAGGAACTCGAGGAGGGCCTGCGCGCGATCGCCGCCCCGATCCGGGACCGCGCGGGCACCGTGACCGGAGCCGTCAACGTCTCCATCCACGCGGCCCGAGCCACCGTCGACGACATCCGGGCGCGCATCCTGCCCCCGCTGCTCGCCGCCACCGCGGCCATCGAGGCCGACCTGAAGATCGCCCCGCGCCGCTCGGCCTCCTGA
- a CDS encoding ABC transporter substrate-binding protein, giving the protein MRRLLAGLAAAALAGSLVACGSDSGGGAKTEGGADQVKVGVIPIVDVAPIYLGQQKGFFKNRNIELTLEAGQGGAAIVPGVVNNQTQFGFSNLTSLMIAQTKGLPIKAVAAGVSSTGEAGKDFGAVVVKADSPIKTAKDLAGKKISVNTLKNIGDTVTRESVRKAGGDDKTLNFVEMAFPTMPAALEKGEVDAAWVVEPQLSTIKAAGGREIASTFVDAAPNLTVAAYFTSEKLIAENADLVKRFTEAINESLTYADSHPDEVRTILGSYTKIDEKLRASLVLPKWPTQINEASVQTLASLGEKDGIFTGTPDLAKLLP; this is encoded by the coding sequence ATGCGGCGACTTCTCGCGGGGCTCGCGGCGGCTGCGCTCGCCGGCTCCCTGGTGGCCTGTGGTTCCGATTCCGGCGGCGGGGCGAAGACCGAGGGCGGTGCCGACCAGGTCAAGGTCGGCGTCATCCCGATCGTCGACGTGGCCCCGATCTACCTGGGGCAGCAGAAGGGCTTCTTCAAGAACCGCAACATCGAGCTCACCCTGGAAGCCGGTCAGGGTGGCGCCGCGATCGTGCCGGGTGTGGTGAACAACCAGACCCAGTTCGGCTTCTCCAACCTGACCTCCCTGATGATCGCCCAGACCAAGGGTCTGCCGATCAAGGCGGTCGCCGCCGGTGTTTCGTCGACCGGCGAGGCCGGCAAGGACTTCGGCGCCGTGGTCGTGAAGGCGGACAGCCCGATCAAGACGGCGAAGGACCTGGCCGGCAAGAAGATCTCGGTGAACACGCTGAAGAACATCGGCGACACCGTCACCCGCGAGTCGGTCCGCAAGGCCGGCGGCGACGACAAGACGCTGAACTTCGTCGAGATGGCCTTCCCGACCATGCCCGCCGCCCTGGAGAAGGGCGAGGTCGACGCCGCGTGGGTGGTCGAGCCGCAGCTGTCCACGATCAAGGCCGCCGGTGGCCGGGAGATCGCCTCGACCTTCGTCGACGCCGCCCCGAACCTGACCGTCGCCGCGTACTTCACCTCGGAGAAGCTGATCGCCGAGAACGCCGACCTGGTCAAGCGCTTCACCGAGGCGATCAACGAGTCGCTGACCTACGCCGACTCGCACCCGGACGAGGTCCGCACGATCCTCGGTTCATACACCAAGATCGACGAGAAGCTGCGCGCGTCGCTGGTCCTGCCGAAGTGGCCGACCCAGATCAACGAGGCGTCGGTGCAGACCCTGGCGTCCCTCGGCGAGAAGGACGGCATCTTCACCGGTACTCCGGACCTGGCGAAGCTGCTGCCGTGA
- a CDS encoding ABC transporter permease, giving the protein MTTARPANPVRSGNPALLGVAGLAGLLLVIELAPRIGLVDERFLPPASTILGALVDEASDAAFWTALSDTMVAWAIGLAIAVVAGVLAGLVIGSVPVLRALTASTVEFLRPIPSVALIPLAVLMYGTDLGSTLLLVCYASFWQVLVQVLYGVADVDPVAFETAKSFRFSAWARIRYVLWPTALPYVFTGIRLAASVALVLAITAELVIGSPGLGKEIAVAQSSDAVPTMYALVVVTGILGVLINLLARTGERRLLAWHQSVRGEVPV; this is encoded by the coding sequence GTGACAACGGCCCGCCCGGCCAACCCGGTCCGGTCCGGCAACCCCGCTCTGCTCGGGGTTGCCGGCCTGGCCGGGTTGCTCCTCGTCATCGAACTGGCGCCCCGGATCGGGCTGGTCGACGAGCGGTTCCTGCCGCCGGCCAGCACCATCCTGGGCGCCCTGGTCGACGAAGCGTCAGACGCCGCGTTCTGGACGGCGCTGTCCGACACCATGGTCGCGTGGGCGATCGGCCTGGCCATCGCGGTCGTCGCCGGGGTGCTGGCCGGCCTGGTGATCGGGTCGGTTCCGGTGTTGCGGGCGCTGACCGCGTCGACAGTCGAGTTCCTGCGGCCGATCCCGTCGGTGGCGCTGATCCCGCTCGCGGTGCTGATGTACGGCACCGACCTGGGCTCGACCCTGCTGCTGGTCTGCTACGCCTCGTTCTGGCAGGTCCTGGTCCAGGTCCTGTACGGGGTGGCGGACGTGGATCCGGTCGCCTTCGAGACCGCGAAGAGTTTCCGCTTCTCGGCGTGGGCCCGGATCCGGTACGTGCTGTGGCCGACTGCCCTGCCGTACGTGTTCACCGGCATCCGCCTGGCCGCCTCGGTGGCTCTGGTCCTGGCGATCACCGCCGAACTCGTGATCGGCTCGCCGGGCCTGGGCAAGGAGATCGCGGTCGCCCAGTCCTCGGACGCCGTGCCCACCATGTACGCCCTGGTCGTCGTCACCGGCATCCTCGGTGTCCTGATCAACCTGCTGGCTCGTACCGGCGAGCGCCGCCTGCTCGCCTGGCACCAGTCCGTGCGGGGAGAGGTGCCTGTGTGA
- a CDS encoding ABC transporter permease, with product MVTIAKRVGLAVALPLVLFVGWYVFSAGSTNFYAPPLSKILTAFGDTWQTERLKADVLPSLLRLFAGYLLAALIGIGLGVAIGLNRRLRATMEPVLEFFRAIPPPVLVPVIMLFAGIGNGMKVTVIVFGCIWPILLNTVEGVRAVDSVVLDTARSYGVNGPARLTHVVLPSASPQIAAGLRQALSIAIILMVISEMFAASNGLGFTIVQFQRSFAIPEMWSGIILLGLLGFMLSLLFRLAERRVLRWYEGLRAAQRAG from the coding sequence ATGGTGACCATCGCCAAGAGAGTCGGGCTGGCGGTCGCTTTGCCGCTGGTCCTGTTCGTGGGCTGGTACGTGTTCAGTGCCGGCAGCACGAACTTCTACGCCCCGCCGCTGTCCAAGATCCTGACCGCGTTCGGCGACACCTGGCAGACCGAGCGTCTGAAGGCCGACGTGCTGCCGAGCCTGTTGCGCCTGTTCGCCGGATACCTGCTGGCCGCTCTGATCGGCATCGGTCTGGGTGTGGCGATCGGCCTGAACCGCCGGCTGCGCGCCACGATGGAGCCGGTTCTGGAGTTCTTCCGGGCCATCCCGCCGCCGGTGCTGGTGCCGGTGATCATGCTGTTCGCCGGGATCGGGAACGGCATGAAGGTCACCGTCATCGTGTTCGGGTGCATCTGGCCGATCCTGCTGAACACGGTGGAGGGCGTCCGCGCGGTGGACAGCGTGGTGCTGGACACCGCACGCTCGTACGGGGTGAACGGGCCGGCCCGGCTCACCCACGTGGTGCTGCCGTCGGCCAGCCCGCAGATCGCGGCCGGACTGCGCCAGGCGCTGTCCATCGCGATCATCCTGATGGTGATCAGCGAGATGTTCGCCGCGAGCAACGGTCTCGGTTTCACCATCGTGCAGTTCCAGCGCAGCTTCGCGATCCCCGAGATGTGGAGCGGGATCATCCTGCTCGGCCTGCTCGGTTTCATGCTGTCGCTGCTTTTCCGGCTCGCCGAGCGGCGGGTTCTGCGGTGGTACGAGGGCCTGCGCGCGGCGCAGCGCGCCGGCTAG
- a CDS encoding ABC transporter ATP-binding protein yields the protein MLEVKGLRKVYRSGSREVEALRDLTFTVDNGDLVCLVGPSGCGKTTLLRCISGLLDPTGGDVRVNGKAVDGPPEGMAVVFQEYGRSLFPWMSVRDNVELPLKQKKVAKARRAELVEQSLDAVGLSGSESAYPWQLSGGMQQRVAIARAVAYEPQTLLMDEPFAAVDAQTRADLEDLVRKLWKRLGVTILFVTHDIDESVYLGQRVVMLSSSPTVVQDELVIDLPAERDQLTTRADPAFIAMRTRVYEQIQAAKKNAGQ from the coding sequence ATGCTCGAAGTCAAGGGATTGCGGAAGGTCTACCGGTCCGGAAGTCGCGAGGTCGAAGCGCTTCGGGACCTGACGTTCACTGTGGACAACGGCGATCTGGTCTGCCTGGTCGGCCCGTCCGGCTGCGGCAAGACGACGCTGCTGCGCTGCATCTCCGGCCTGCTCGACCCGACCGGCGGGGACGTCCGCGTCAACGGCAAGGCGGTCGACGGTCCGCCGGAGGGCATGGCGGTGGTCTTCCAGGAGTACGGGCGGAGCCTGTTCCCCTGGATGAGCGTGCGGGACAACGTGGAGCTGCCGCTCAAGCAGAAGAAGGTGGCCAAGGCCCGCCGGGCCGAACTGGTGGAGCAGTCGCTGGACGCGGTCGGCCTGTCCGGCTCCGAGTCGGCCTACCCGTGGCAGCTCTCCGGCGGCATGCAACAGCGGGTGGCGATCGCCCGGGCGGTCGCCTATGAGCCGCAGACGCTGCTGATGGACGAGCCGTTCGCGGCGGTCGACGCGCAGACCCGCGCCGACCTCGAGGACCTGGTCCGTAAGCTGTGGAAACGGCTCGGTGTGACGATCCTGTTCGTCACCCACGACATCGACGAGTCGGTGTATCTGGGGCAGCGGGTGGTGATGCTGTCGTCGTCACCTACCGTGGTGCAGGACGAGTTGGTCATCGACCTGCCGGCCGAGCGCGACCAGCTGACCACCCGGGCCGACCCGGCGTTCATCGCGATGCGGACCAGGGTCTACGAGCAGATCCAGGCGGCGAAGAAGAACGCCGGACAATAA
- a CDS encoding alpha/beta hydrolase: MQKILAATIAASVGLLIGAGTIPVAAAATAKTGGYTPPAIDWGTCTRPSLQARGAQCGFLVVPLDYAKPNGTKIKIAVSRIKHKSADSAYQGVMLTNPGGPGGSGLGLAVLGEYVPNGAGEFYDWIGFDPRGVGSSVPSLACDPNYAGYNRPFYVPVTRQLENTWLNKAKGYAKACDAAGGALLDHLKTTDSVADMESLRKALGQSKINFYGFSYGTYLGQVYATQHPDRVRRFVFDGVVNPERVWYDANLDQDIQFDKNMDVFFGWVAKNDATYHLGKTAKVVKQKYYSTLYSLIKSPAAGKIGPDEWNDIFVSAGYYVFGWEDVASAFAAWVNDKDPAPLLDQYAEPGAAGSDNGYAVYLGVQCTDVKWPQNWSKWQRDNWKIYSKYPFITWNNAWYNAPCLNWGAKAGKPVEINGKKVPPILLIAETNDAATPYSGAIEVRKRFPKSVLIEGVGGTTHSGSLNGIACTDDTIAAYLATGELPDRVRGNRSDKQCDPIPQPNPAAVSAFGFSGADNARAEIQDAIGVR; encoded by the coding sequence ATGCAGAAAATCCTGGCGGCCACCATCGCCGCCTCCGTCGGTCTCCTGATCGGCGCCGGCACGATTCCGGTCGCGGCGGCAGCGACGGCCAAGACCGGCGGCTACACCCCACCAGCCATCGACTGGGGTACGTGTACGCGCCCCAGTCTCCAGGCGCGTGGCGCGCAGTGCGGGTTCCTGGTGGTGCCGCTCGACTACGCCAAGCCGAACGGCACCAAGATCAAGATTGCCGTCTCGCGGATCAAGCACAAGTCCGCCGACTCCGCCTACCAGGGCGTCATGCTCACCAACCCGGGCGGCCCCGGCGGCTCCGGTCTCGGCCTGGCGGTGCTCGGCGAGTACGTGCCGAACGGCGCGGGCGAGTTCTACGACTGGATCGGCTTCGACCCGCGCGGCGTCGGCTCGAGCGTCCCGTCACTGGCCTGCGACCCGAACTACGCCGGTTACAACAGGCCGTTCTACGTCCCGGTCACCCGGCAGCTCGAGAACACCTGGCTGAACAAGGCCAAGGGGTACGCGAAGGCGTGCGACGCGGCCGGTGGCGCCCTGCTCGACCACCTGAAGACCACCGACTCGGTCGCCGACATGGAGAGCCTGCGCAAGGCCCTCGGCCAGTCGAAGATCAACTTCTACGGCTTCTCGTACGGCACCTACCTGGGCCAGGTCTACGCGACGCAGCACCCGGACCGGGTCCGCCGGTTCGTCTTCGACGGCGTGGTCAACCCCGAGCGGGTCTGGTACGACGCGAACCTCGACCAGGACATCCAGTTCGACAAGAACATGGACGTCTTCTTCGGCTGGGTCGCGAAGAACGACGCCACCTACCACCTCGGCAAGACGGCCAAGGTGGTGAAGCAGAAGTACTATTCGACGCTCTACTCGCTGATCAAGAGCCCGGCCGCCGGCAAGATCGGCCCGGACGAGTGGAACGACATCTTCGTCTCGGCCGGCTACTACGTCTTCGGCTGGGAGGACGTCGCCTCGGCGTTCGCCGCCTGGGTCAACGACAAGGACCCGGCGCCGCTGCTCGATCAGTACGCCGAGCCCGGCGCGGCCGGTTCGGACAACGGTTACGCCGTTTACCTGGGCGTCCAGTGCACCGATGTGAAGTGGCCGCAGAACTGGTCGAAATGGCAGCGGGATAACTGGAAGATCTATTCCAAGTACCCGTTCATCACCTGGAACAACGCCTGGTACAACGCACCGTGCCTGAACTGGGGCGCCAAGGCCGGAAAGCCCGTCGAGATCAACGGCAAGAAGGTTCCGCCGATCCTGCTGATCGCCGAGACCAACGACGCCGCGACCCCGTACTCGGGCGCCATCGAGGTGCGTAAGCGCTTCCCGAAGTCGGTCCTCATCGAGGGCGTCGGCGGCACCACCCACTCCGGTTCGCTGAACGGGATCGCCTGCACCGACGACACCATCGCGGCCTACCTGGCCACCGGCGAACTGCCGGACCGGGTCCGCGGAAACCGTTCCGACAAGCAGTGCGACCCGATTCCGCAGCCGAATCCGGCCGCCGTTTCCGCCTTCGGCTTCAGCGGCGCAGACAATGCGCGGGCCGAGATCCAGGACGCGATCGGCGTTCGCTGA
- a CDS encoding M28 family metallopeptidase, translated as MRALSIVGVAGLIASGLAVATPAQAAAAAPDIPVANVKAHLTQLQSIATANGGNRAHGRPGYLASVTYVKNLLDAAGFTTTQQSFTYNGATGYNLIADWPGGDTSDTLMIGGHLDSVTAGPGINDNGSGSAGILEVALQVSRSGFQPDRHLRFAWWGAEELGLRGSTAYVNSLTTAQKAAITGYLNFDMIGSPNPGYFLYDGDNSDGTGSGPGPAGSAQIEATLAAYFTSIGVPTRGTDFDGRSDYGPFIAAGIPAGGIFTGAEQSKTSAQVALWGGTTGRFDPCYHASCDTTSNINDTALDRNSDAIAYTVWTLADGGTTTPPGTTVWSDGLETATGWTQGTTDTATAGRLERGNPEATTSSGVATQLNAAAEGSYALVTGATAGASAGANDLDGGITTITSPSITLPTGTLTLSLSWYLAYLNNATSADYLRVRVVSGTTTTTVLSQTAAAANKAAAWTTATANLSSYAGQTIRIQVEAADAGTASLVEAAVDNLVITRS; from the coding sequence GTGCGAGCACTATCCATCGTGGGCGTGGCCGGGCTGATCGCCTCGGGCCTCGCCGTCGCCACCCCGGCCCAGGCGGCCGCCGCGGCGCCGGACATCCCGGTCGCCAACGTGAAGGCCCACCTCACCCAGCTGCAGAGCATCGCCACCGCCAACGGCGGCAACCGCGCCCACGGCCGGCCCGGATACCTGGCCTCGGTCACCTACGTGAAGAACCTGCTGGACGCGGCCGGGTTCACGACCACGCAGCAGTCGTTCACCTACAACGGAGCGACCGGCTACAACCTGATCGCCGACTGGCCGGGCGGCGACACGTCCGACACCCTGATGATCGGCGGGCACCTGGACAGCGTCACCGCGGGCCCCGGCATCAACGACAACGGATCCGGCTCGGCGGGCATCCTCGAAGTGGCACTGCAGGTCTCCCGCTCCGGCTTCCAGCCCGACCGGCACCTGCGTTTCGCCTGGTGGGGTGCGGAGGAGCTGGGGCTGCGCGGCTCGACGGCGTACGTCAACTCGCTGACCACGGCGCAGAAGGCGGCGATCACCGGGTACCTGAACTTCGACATGATCGGCTCGCCCAACCCCGGGTACTTCCTCTACGACGGGGACAACTCCGACGGCACCGGATCCGGCCCCGGCCCGGCCGGCTCGGCACAGATCGAAGCCACCCTCGCCGCGTACTTCACCTCGATCGGTGTACCGACCCGCGGCACCGACTTCGACGGCCGCAGCGACTACGGCCCGTTCATCGCCGCCGGCATCCCGGCCGGTGGCATCTTCACCGGCGCCGAGCAGTCCAAGACGTCCGCGCAGGTCGCGCTCTGGGGCGGTACCACCGGCCGGTTCGACCCCTGCTACCACGCGTCGTGCGACACCACGTCGAACATCAACGACACCGCGCTGGACCGCAACAGCGACGCCATCGCGTACACGGTGTGGACGCTCGCCGACGGTGGCACCACCACGCCGCCCGGCACCACGGTCTGGTCCGACGGACTGGAGACCGCGACCGGCTGGACCCAGGGCACGACCGACACCGCCACGGCCGGCCGGCTGGAGCGCGGCAACCCGGAGGCGACCACCAGTTCGGGCGTCGCCACCCAGCTGAACGCGGCCGCCGAGGGCAGCTACGCCCTGGTGACCGGGGCCACCGCCGGAGCCAGCGCGGGCGCCAACGACCTGGACGGCGGGATCACCACGATCACCTCGCCGTCGATCACCCTGCCGACCGGCACGCTGACCCTCAGCCTGTCCTGGTACCTGGCCTACCTGAACAACGCCACGAGCGCCGACTACCTGCGCGTCCGGGTGGTGTCCGGGACGACCACGACGACGGTGCTCAGCCAGACCGCGGCGGCGGCCAACAAGGCGGCGGCCTGGACGACCGCGACGGCGAACCTGTCGTCGTACGCCGGACAGACGATCCGCATCCAGGTGGAGGCAGCCGACGCCGGCACCGCGTCACTGGTCGAGGCGGCCGTCGACAACCTCGTGATCACCCGCTCGTAG
- a CDS encoding DUF2510 domain-containing protein: MTQPAGWYADPSGLPAQRWWDGRQWTDHVQPGGTPIPPPNGYFPPVPPSGPAAPGAHTIAPDDPEQAPLYATQPAGFQHGGLPTLAESRPAAPPPHPEVPTVPYSMPPVDAVAERLGFAPPAPAPQQPVPAGWRRMAGPVALALVAAIVLALVTFILLGH; encoded by the coding sequence ATGACGCAGCCCGCCGGATGGTATGCCGATCCGAGCGGCCTGCCGGCGCAACGCTGGTGGGACGGCCGGCAGTGGACCGACCACGTCCAGCCCGGCGGCACCCCGATACCGCCGCCGAACGGGTACTTCCCACCGGTCCCGCCCAGCGGACCGGCCGCACCCGGAGCGCACACGATCGCGCCGGACGACCCGGAACAGGCCCCGCTCTACGCCACCCAGCCGGCCGGATTCCAGCACGGTGGCCTGCCGACCCTCGCCGAGTCCCGGCCCGCCGCTCCGCCGCCGCATCCCGAGGTGCCGACCGTGCCGTACTCGATGCCGCCCGTCGACGCCGTCGCCGAACGCCTCGGTTTCGCCCCGCCCGCCCCGGCCCCGCAACAGCCGGTCCCGGCCGGCTGGCGGCGGATGGCCGGGCCGGTGGCCCTCGCCTTGGTCGCGGCGATCGTGCTGGCCCTGGTCACCTTCATCCTGCTGGGTCACTGA
- a CDS encoding ABC transporter ATP-binding protein has translation MIEIRDLTKTYGKVDAVRDVTFTAAPGRVTGLLGLNGSGKSTTLRILLGLTRPTKGAALINGRRYRELDHPVRHVGAVIEQGLSHPGQSGYAHLRTQALLGGFPRERVGRLLEYVGLEDAATKRTGDYSLGMKQRLAVATALLGEPSVLVLDEPANGLDPPGMAWLRELLLAHTAGGGTVLISSHLLAELEHFVDDVVIIGQGRILASGTLAELTGTARLRVRGADPERLTKAFEHYGASVVPQGPFLFVSGLSPEEAGDIALAAQVAVYELVAESQNLEDIFMSVSEAR, from the coding sequence ATGATCGAGATCCGGGATCTGACGAAGACCTACGGGAAGGTGGACGCCGTCCGCGACGTGACGTTCACCGCCGCTCCCGGCCGGGTCACCGGCCTGCTCGGGCTCAACGGCTCCGGCAAGAGCACCACCCTGCGGATCCTGCTCGGGCTGACCCGGCCCACCAAGGGCGCCGCCCTGATCAACGGCCGCCGCTACCGGGAGCTCGACCACCCGGTCCGGCACGTCGGCGCGGTCATCGAGCAGGGCCTGAGCCATCCGGGTCAATCCGGGTACGCCCACCTGCGCACCCAGGCGCTGCTCGGCGGCTTCCCCCGCGAGCGGGTCGGCCGACTGCTGGAGTACGTGGGCCTGGAGGACGCCGCCACCAAACGGACCGGCGACTACTCGCTCGGCATGAAGCAGCGCCTCGCGGTGGCCACCGCCCTGCTCGGCGAACCGTCTGTGCTGGTGCTCGACGAACCGGCGAACGGCCTGGACCCGCCGGGCATGGCCTGGCTCCGGGAGTTGCTGCTGGCGCACACGGCGGGCGGGGGCACCGTGCTGATCTCCAGTCACCTGCTGGCCGAGCTGGAGCACTTCGTCGACGACGTGGTGATCATCGGGCAGGGGCGGATCCTGGCGTCCGGGACGCTGGCCGAGCTGACCGGGACCGCCCGGCTGCGGGTTCGGGGCGCCGACCCGGAACGGCTGACCAAGGCCTTCGAGCATTACGGCGCGAGTGTCGTACCGCAGGGGCCGTTTCTGTTCGTCTCTGGTCTCAGTCCGGAGGAGGCCGGTGACATCGCGCTCGCCGCGCAGGTCGCGGTCTACGAGCTGGTGGCCGAGTCGCAGAACCTGGAGGACATCTTCATGAGCGTGTCGGAGGCCCGATGA
- a CDS encoding class F sortase produces the protein MPRPRIRDRRAAAFAVVLALLGALTVAIGLRTEDGLPPLPAAAPVLPAQAAPRAAEADATPPAAAKAAPTPVTALQRAIPVRLRIPAIGVDTPIMQLGLQRDGSLEVPPLRGDAPAGWYRDSPTPGETGSSVLAGHVDTARDGPAVFFRLRELKTGDPIAVRRDDGTVATFRVSRVALYAKRDFPTAEVYAPINRPGLRLITCGGAFDRSEGSYRSNVVVFADAAH, from the coding sequence GTGCCCCGGCCGCGCATCCGTGATCGTCGGGCGGCGGCGTTCGCCGTCGTCCTGGCGCTGCTCGGCGCCCTGACCGTCGCCATCGGACTGCGCACCGAGGACGGCCTGCCACCGCTTCCGGCCGCCGCACCCGTGCTTCCGGCTCAGGCGGCGCCCCGGGCTGCGGAGGCGGACGCCACACCCCCGGCGGCGGCGAAGGCGGCGCCCACGCCGGTGACGGCCCTGCAGCGGGCGATCCCGGTGCGGCTGCGGATTCCGGCGATCGGTGTGGACACTCCGATCATGCAGCTGGGGCTGCAACGGGACGGGTCTCTGGAGGTGCCGCCGCTGCGCGGCGACGCGCCGGCCGGCTGGTATCGCGACTCGCCGACGCCGGGCGAGACCGGCTCGTCGGTGCTGGCCGGGCATGTGGACACCGCGCGGGACGGCCCGGCGGTCTTCTTCCGGTTGCGGGAGCTCAAGACCGGAGACCCGATCGCGGTACGGCGTGACGACGGCACCGTGGCGACGTTCCGGGTGTCGCGGGTCGCGCTCTATGCCAAGCGGGACTTCCCGACGGCCGAGGTGTACGCGCCGATCAACCGCCCGGGGCTCCGCCTGATCACGTGCGGCGGTGCCTTCGACCGGAGTGAGGGCAGCTACCGGAGCAACGTGGTGGTGTTCGCCGACGCCGCGCATTAG